The following DNA comes from Winogradskyella sp. PG-2.
TTGGCATGTTTTAGAGCATTTGCCAAATTTAGAAATGCACTTGGCATTATTTAAATCATTATTAAAACCAAGCGGAACTTTAGTAATTGCAGTTCCTAATTTTAAAAGTTACGATGCTGAGCATTACAAAAACTATTGGGCAGCTTATGATGTGCCGAGACACCTTTGGCATTTTTCAAGAACTTCGATTTCGAAATTATATAAAAGAGAACATTTAGAATTGGTAAAAACGTTACCAATGATTTTTGATGCCTATTATGTGAGCTTACTTTCTGAAAAATATAAATCTGGATTTATGAATCCATTCAAAGCATTTTGGGTTGGGTTTAGATCGAATCAAAAAGCAAAGCAATCAAAAGAGTACTCTTCTCATATTTACATTCTAAAAAGCAGTAATTCTTAATATGAGAATTGTTATTTCTTAGTTAGGTGTAAAAAGACCCAATCACAAAGAAGAAAAAAGAAAAAGCCTTAAAACGCTTTATTTGGGTTTGTTTTTGATAGCTATTATTAATAATAAATTTTATTTACTATAGATTTTATTAATAGTGTAAAAATTGATTAAATCTCAAGTTAACTTTTATACATTTGCAAAAATTAATTTAGAATATAATCATGAGAAACATAATTATCGCATTAGTTGTTTTGGTAACTTTTTCATCTTGTCAAGAGCAACAAAAAATCGCCTTTGTAGATAACACTAAGGTTGTAAATGAATTTAAGAAAAAAGTAGATTTTGAAGCTAAGTTTAAAACTAAAATAGAAGCTTATAATAAAAAAGCAGATAGTTTAAATCAAGCAATTCAAATGGAGGCTCAAATGTTTCAAACAAGAGCAGTAAAAATGAGCCAAACAAAACAAGAGCAAGAGTATCAGGGCTTACTTCAGAAAAAACAGATGCAAGATTACCAATTAGGTAATGAAGAAAAAGCTCTTCAGGCAGAAGGTCAAAAACAAATTGACACATTAGTAAAAGAGGTAAAGGCTTTTATAAAAGATTATGGTAAAACAAACGGGTATACTTTTATTTTAGGTTCAAATGAAGCTGGAAGCGTATTATATGGAGCAGAAGCAACAGATATTACAGAAACAATTTTAGCGGCACTAAATAAAAAAGAAGAAGCTAAGACAGAAGAATAATTTTTTATATAAAATAGATTGAAGCCAGGCTTATGTCTGGCTTTTTTTATGCAACAAACGCGTTAATCTTATCGATAAATCTGTAAGAATAATCTTAGAGTTACCATTGCGCTCAATATGGTAAATTGCATCTTGTATTTGTTGGGAAATTTCTAGAATATTATAATCATGAACAAATGGAGCAAATTTCTCGAGCTTAAAACTTTCAGATTTTGGTTCTATATACACAAGGTCATTTGCTTTATAATTTAGTAGTAAAGCTTGCCTAAAATAATTTAAACAAAACGCTAAAAATTTCTTTTGGGTTTCGCGTCCTGTTTTAGAGATTTCTTCTGACCAAGAAATTAAATCATGAATTGCATTTTTATTGCCTTTTGCCTTAAATGCAGAACGCACCCAAATAACAAACCATTCTTCAAACTGAATATCCTCACTATCTTGATAAATTAAATCACAGGCTTTATTAAAATTCCCATTAGCCTGGTGTGCAATTTTTGTAGCTACAGCAGTTTCAATATGATAGTTTGCCACCAAAGCCTTGGCAATGGCATCTTCAGCCAAAGGCGGAAAGTTTAATATTTGACAACGCGACCTAATTGTATTAATAATTTGCTCTTCATCTTCAGCAATAAGAATGAAAATGGTTTTCTCTGGCGGCTCTTCAATAAGTTTAAGGAGCTTATTTGCTGCAGCATTATTCATTTTTTCAGCCATCCAAATGAGCATAACCTTGTAACCACCTTCATAAGATTTGAGGGTTAATGATTTTACAATTTGTAATGCTTCATCTACACCTATTTGCCCTTGTTTATTGTCAACACCAAGAA
Coding sequences within:
- a CDS encoding ATP-binding protein yields the protein MQFSEVLGQKHIKNHLTTSVDAGRIAHAQLFVGPEGSGTLPMALAYAQYILCSNSDGENTGGNESCNLKFKTVSHPDLHFAFPVTTSDKVKSKPVSSFYLEEWRQLIDQQPYGNLFDWYKLLGVDNKQGQIGVDEALQIVKSLTLKSYEGGYKVMLIWMAEKMNNAAANKLLKLIEEPPEKTIFILIAEDEEQIINTIRSRCQILNFPPLAEDAIAKALVANYHIETAVATKIAHQANGNFNKACDLIYQDSEDIQFEEWFVIWVRSAFKAKGNKNAIHDLISWSEEISKTGRETQKKFLAFCLNYFRQALLLNYKANDLVYIEPKSESFKLEKFAPFVHDYNILEISQQIQDAIYHIERNGNSKIILTDLSIRLTRLLHKKSQT
- a CDS encoding OmpH family outer membrane protein; translated protein: MRNIIIALVVLVTFSSCQEQQKIAFVDNTKVVNEFKKKVDFEAKFKTKIEAYNKKADSLNQAIQMEAQMFQTRAVKMSQTKQEQEYQGLLQKKQMQDYQLGNEEKALQAEGQKQIDTLVKEVKAFIKDYGKTNGYTFILGSNEAGSVLYGAEATDITETILAALNKKEEAKTEE